The genomic DNA ATGGATTTCCAATGTGTCAAGTTGGACTCAGAAGTTCCCCCCACTACTAACTCTTCATCCGCCATCTTGTCCCTATCTCCACATAGACTGTTATCTTCCTCATCCAAAACAGAATCCAGAACATTGTCATCATTTTGGCACATTTCACTGCTCAATGCCTCAGGAGCCAAAGCAGTTTGTGTGCTTTGGCCCTCTGCATCACACATGAGCAGACTCTCTGCTTCTACCTCATATCTCTTCCCCAATGACAGGGAAAGAGACTCCCCTGCTCCCCAGACACCAAACTCAACTCCGGACCCTAATCCTAGATGTAGTCCCAGCCCCATCCTGTCGTCACACCATGCTGTTGCCCCGGACACCATTtccctgtttgtctctgtctctgagtttTCCCTTTTAGGGGAAATGGCCAGTGGAGAATGTGGGGATCCAACGACACCCAGCACCCCATCATCAGTTGTAAGGGTGTTTTCCCTCAAGTTTTCCTGGGCAGAGTCACATGGGCAGTGTTCAGGGGTCAGTTCCAGATTGTCAGCAAGTTCTGGGATAATCTCTGGAGAAGTAGACACAGGGATATTACTGGGATTGGTGCAAGGGTTGGGACTagaacaggagagaaaaagaacacCTTTATTCAAGTCATTGGTTGCAGTGGCCGTATTCATAGAGGGGCCAGAATCAATGCTTGTGCTCTCCCTGTTCATTAACTCTGCTGAGGCATTCCCATTCTTCTGGTCAAGTTCAATGTCAGATTCCCTGTGCATAGTGGATCTACACTTGGCCTCTGCAGCTCCAGGCACATCAACTTTATTGGAGAATGACTTTGATAATGCAAGTCTGCTTGCTCCAACTGTCTTTTGGCTCTCTGGCTGATTATGACGGGGCTTGATAAGCAACTTAAAAGagtctttttctggtttttctTTGGGTTGCACCTCTGAATGATCAATGCTCGGTTTCAAATTTTTATCTTTCTTCTTAGAATTTTCCTCAGCCCTTTTATCTGAAACAACAGATATGTGAATGTCTGTGGTCTCCTGCGAGAAAGTGGCAATAGGAGGGATTTTTTGGAACTCAGCAGCATGGCCAGGAAGAGATTGACTAACCACAGGAGTTGTGGAGCAATGAAAATAAAGGTTGTCATTAGGCTGCTGAAGAGAGTTGGAAGAAACAGAGATAGTCATCATCTCACTCTCACTCCTACCCTCGCCCAGATTGTTTGAGGACTCTGGTTGACGGGACATTTGATCCATTGGTTTGCCTGTAATTAGCTGTGTGTGAAAAGATGCCGTTTGATCTATTTCACTGGTAGATTCCAGTTTATGGTCCGACTTGGATTTAATGAGATTAGGTTCATCCAGAGGTTTGGGAACTATATCTTGATTTATCTTGCCTTCTGGCTGGGCTGCAATGGCTGCATGATCTACATTTTCCATGATGTGTTGCATGTGCATAGGTTCAGATTGACCAGTTCCAGTGGTAGACCCCTGTGTAGGTTCTGACTGGATTTCAGTCTGATCAAGTGCATCCAATGATGTGGGTTCTAGTGATTGTGCATGCCTCTCAGTGCTGTATAGACGTTCATCTTCCTCCCCATTATAAGAGGCAGAATCCAGTGAGTCATCTGTATCGTCTTGGAAACAGAAGGATTCATCCAACCCCTCATTAATAGATGTTTCTGAAAGTGAATGAAGGAAGGATGCTGAGCTATCATCTGAATTATCCTTCACTGCTTTGCTGTCACATTCCTCCTCATCATCTACTTcctgctctttttcttcctcctcttcttcctcttctacCACTTTCACCTCTACCTTAGCTTCTTCATCTGCATCATCATGGTTGTCAATGACAACATCTTCATtgtttacatcatcatcattaccaccAGTAGCGGCATTAGCAGTGCTGTCACCATTGCCATCATAGTCAAAGTCaacatcatcttcttcatcatcatcctcatcttcaACATCTGCTTCATCCTCACCTGCTGCATATGCATTTGcatctctttctttgtgttcgtcattcattttttctacgtcattctcttcctctGTGGGGAAGAGGGTAATTTCCATTGAATCAGCCTTGAAGATAAGACTTGTGTGGAGGGGGAATGAGATAAGGGAGGCAGGGATCATTCTTTCGTCATCTGGTATATCATCCATACAGGCTGCTTGGGAAAGCATGAAAGAGCTTGGGCCCAGCCTTCCAAAGGCTCCAGGACAGAAGGCATTCAACGGGATGACAGGTGAGTCAGGACTAGAAGAGGCCAtggtcatgttctctgtgtcaGGAGTCAAGGCAGTGGAGAGTACTTCTGGTAGGTCGTCCATCTGCGCATAATGCTCTTCTGATAAACATGCCTCCAGTTGCAGTTTAAGGCCTGTCTGCATGGGACTCACAAACTCTGCTCTTCCAGCTTCTACCAATGGGCAGAGTGAGCTTTCGGATTCTCCCCCATCCTCCTGGGAATCACTGctatggctgctgctgcttcttaaaGGAGATGTATCTTCAGTCACCCAGCAAGGACGACAACTTTCTCTGGATATCTTGACCTCCTCCCCTTTTAGGGCTTCATCTTCCTCAAGGATCGCTGTTCCTGTTATACCCATTCTTGAATTCATGACAAATTCTGGAGGATGATAAAGGCAGAATTCACCTGCTCTTTCCTCCTCCCGTTCTGGACCGACTCGTCCCTTGTCCTCCCCAACTTCATCTCCAATCTCTGATAAAGAGCCCACAAAGCAAGCAGGGGCCTCCTGTGCTTCTTCAGTGAGGAGCAAGTTGGGTGAGGTGGAGGGGGAGGTTGACGAGGTGTACGATGAAGCCCAGCTGCCACCCTCGGCTGTGATATAAGAGCCAGAAGGAGAGGTGAGAGGAGAACAAAGATCCTCACTGTCTGAAGGAGAGCCAGGGGAGAGTGGGCAAGCTGGAGAACCAGGATATGAATGATGTTTAAGGTGCAAGGAGCGAGAAGCCATCTTGATAGGAGTTGAAGGTGCAGTATAATACAGGTCGTGGTCAAGGGATGAGGGCACACCCACTCTTAGGGGGTCAACAGTATAGGGTGGCTCATTGAAGGACAAAGCAACTGGGCAGGCCCGCTCAGAGAAAGGGTGGGAAGGCACTTCATTGTTAGAAAGGTTTCTACCCTCTTCCTCATGTTCAACAAAATTGCCATCAGTTGTGATTGGCTCCAGGGTGGATGAGGAAGGGCATAAGGTGCTGtgataagaggaggagggtaAGGTTGGAGTTTGCACAGGTTCTTtttgttgctcctgctgcttttgaGGACTTTGAGCTTGGCTTTCTTCTTTGACAAGTTCCGGCTGGGTCTCTTTTGCTTGTGACTGTGGATTTGAGAAGCTTGGAATATATGGCAAGGGGATAGCCAGATTCCTTGAATCCAGTAGAAGTCTTCCTTCCTGGATTTCCATTGTTTTAAGCAGTGTCTCCTGACCCATCACCACCCTTGTGTCAATGGTCTGGGGCTCTTGATAGTCGCTTTCTACCTCAGAACCAGTCAGAACCTATAAAATACACATTATACATTCATATCAAAGTTCATGTCAGTGTCCAAATAGAATTTTTATGAAGACAGTTCATGAAACATGCTCATCAACACATAACTCACCTTAATTCTTTCCATTTTAACAGGGATGTGGCGACCACAAGGTCCATGTCCACCTAGCTTTCCAGACAATCTGGTTGTGTTGCTGCGGCGGTCAGAGCCTTCAGGTTGAGGTCTTGGAGTACCAGAAGAGCTGGGTGTTGCATGAAATAGGCGTGGTCCAAATGGAGAGTTGCATGCTGGGAGTAGCTTCTGAGGAGTACTGGGAGAGGGGCTGGAACCACTGTCACTAGGGGAGGAGCCACTGTCACTAGGAGTGGAGTCAGTAGATGGGTGTCTTGTCATATCTGGAGAAAAAAACCAGaacaaagtaaaaagtaaattaTTTAAAGGGAGTAAGTTCCATCAAATTCTTGATTAAAGGCATAAATGTGA from Labrus mixtus chromosome 11, fLabMix1.1, whole genome shotgun sequence includes the following:
- the nacad gene encoding uncharacterized protein nacad, producing the protein MPGESAHRSVPTDKHPEPGAEETGLPGPDMTRHPSTDSTPSDSGSSPSDSGSSPSPSTPQKLLPACNSPFGPRLFHATPSSSGTPRPQPEGSDRRSNTTRLSGKLGGHGPCGRHIPVKMERIKVLTGSEVESDYQEPQTIDTRVVMGQETLLKTMEIQEGRLLLDSRNLAIPLPYIPSFSNPQSQAKETQPELVKEESQAQSPQKQQEQQKEPVQTPTLPSSSYHSTLCPSSSTLEPITTDGNFVEHEEEGRNLSNNEVPSHPFSERACPVALSFNEPPYTVDPLRVGVPSSLDHDLYYTAPSTPIKMASRSLHLKHHSYPGSPACPLSPGSPSDSEDLCSPLTSPSGSYITAEGGSWASSYTSSTSPSTSPNLLLTEEAQEAPACFVGSLSEIGDEVGEDKGRVGPEREEERAGEFCLYHPPEFVMNSRMGITGTAILEEDEALKGEEVKISRESCRPCWVTEDTSPLRSSSSHSSDSQEDGGESESSLCPLVEAGRAEFVSPMQTGLKLQLEACLSEEHYAQMDDLPEVLSTALTPDTENMTMASSSPDSPVIPLNAFCPGAFGRLGPSSFMLSQAACMDDIPDDERMIPASLISFPLHTSLIFKADSMEITLFPTEEENDVEKMNDEHKERDANAYAAGEDEADVEDEDDDEEDDVDFDYDGNGDSTANAATGGNDDDVNNEDVVIDNHDDADEEAKVEVKVVEEEEEEEEKEQEVDDEEECDSKAVKDNSDDSSASFLHSLSETSINEGLDESFCFQDDTDDSLDSASYNGEEDERLYSTERHAQSLEPTSLDALDQTEIQSEPTQGSTTGTGQSEPMHMQHIMENVDHAAIAAQPEGKINQDIVPKPLDEPNLIKSKSDHKLESTSEIDQTASFHTQLITGKPMDQMSRQPESSNNLGEGRSESEMMTISVSSNSLQQPNDNLYFHCSTTPVVSQSLPGHAAEFQKIPPIATFSQETTDIHISVVSDKRAEENSKKKDKNLKPSIDHSEVQPKEKPEKDSFKLLIKPRHNQPESQKTVGASRLALSKSFSNKVDVPGAAEAKCRSTMHRESDIELDQKNGNASAELMNRESTSIDSGPSMNTATATNDLNKGVLFLSCSSPNPCTNPSNIPVSTSPEIIPELADNLELTPEHCPCDSAQENLRENTLTTDDGVLGVVGSPHSPLAISPKRENSETETNREMVSGATAWCDDRMGLGLHLGLGSGVEFGVWGAGESLSLSLGKRYEVEAESLLMCDAEGQSTQTALAPEALSSEMCQNDDNVLDSVLDEEDNSLCGDRDKMADEELVVGGTSESNLTHWKSIEEISEAGGGEDGSSRFPEDDVSNLNPDQDGDNTDTQIQDTWKNSNNINDSAFDPLEVAMCGSLNALSEEVRPQSVSVSVRESVSNIPLEEIPLQVSNTNFGDGDEDKTGRSIRPLVDTKISHECQTITQDSNAPFSLLHGSFGSFSPKYKSNQSRQSIACQHKMQNTSSHSEMVKPQTHQKRDEVSPVTDRLVDEPKTKDAFRGQQCVVCNSGEEDEKEKPEEKAIDGGQQKVMKNKKGRTTSSAQNKPEHFACHTPKEGLCKDTPNVSKKGRRGKQNENRAFQTGSHADSSPEFVDDPKEPSVPFNTTADGWSKGITDDSKTKKGQKANDKESVSDCQLRTTGSDKAESGSEIQGENSSIPDVKNPTHGYYKLSLHTPHNLNVVMTRNHEPHQAQEVLDNRPLSDSRRGITLDINDNNIATDHSPATQDISSCSLTPLSSSTSHVSSSSPIPCASTDPEDDLPTPVQESQPALLAQQQSSLPLCPTNPTLFSPSPTTQQAPNSQFLPNNNLQEVTVVLYTSTTSTTSVSSPSLSTALPLSLSQPTQESSSPVLGTVDSACVSNTISCPKSHSFSESQPNLNIQAHKKTKQGHTSSKQGRCRGPSMAEEDTDSEEDVGLLPRSHRSQPSAVAENKNGSMQKDSGPSNQLELQPFSAHKITDRQSGCPINHSHRISEEINLSFKNNCSVMTSCNESESEGSVPELEEPEPLRPSEPQSISSADEGLNRPKQSRSEKKARKAMSKLGLKPVHGVTRITIRKSKSILFVISRPDVFKSPASDIYIVFGEAKIEDLSQQAHKAAAEKFKVPVTSSPLAPPVPPSLTIKEESEEEEEEVDEGGLEQRDIELVMAQANVSRAKAVRALKHNKNDIVNAIMELTM